A genomic window from Flintibacter sp. KGMB00164 includes:
- a CDS encoding PrgI family protein: MIRQAKGDGKPHTVQDSIPFQNMFPDGLCRLEGGTFSKTIAFEDVNYRLAGPEDQRSIFESLCDFYNGYDPSIGVQVTLDSRSGGSAADEMFGITRQGNDLDPIRDEAVDILRMQYKRGNNGYVKTKYVTLTIEAENLPAARARFARIEADTLNRFKVMGAAAHVLDGKERLELLYNILHPEGGQFAFEWDWLPASGLSVKDFISPSSFHFGETRTFRIGRWYGAVSFLQILAPEMHDRILTDFMEADGNIMVTMHIRGINQNEAIKMVKRKITDLDAMKIQEQKRAVRSGYDMDILPSDLSTYGGAAKDLLTDLQSRNERMFNMTFLVLHTAETRQKLAIAVSQAASVAQTYNCLLTRLDFQQEDGLMSSLPLGLNRIKIERSLTTSALAVFVPFVTQEVFMGGDAMYYGLNALSNNMILLDRKQSRCPNGLVFGTPGSGKSMSCKREITFIMLMTQDNVIICDPEDEYSPLVKRLGGQVIRLSPSSTDYVNPLDINLNYSEEENPLALKSDFVLSFCELIMGSKTGLEAIEKTVIDRAVQMIYQPYFANPRPENMPILGDLMNALLSQHIPEADRVAQALDLYVNGSLNFFNHRTTVDISNRLVCFDIKGLGKNLKKPGMLIVQDAVWNTVTINRAIGRSTWYFVDEFHLLLKEEQTAAYSAEIWKRFRKWGGIPTGATQNPKDLLSSPEIENILENSDFIYMLNQAAGDRKILAERLNISSEQLAYVTNSEPGHGLLFFNNVILPFADDFPKDTELYKLLTTKPSEVEHEERMG; this comes from the coding sequence GTGATCCGGCAGGCGAAGGGCGACGGGAAACCCCATACAGTGCAGGACAGCATTCCGTTTCAGAATATGTTCCCGGACGGTCTGTGCAGGCTGGAGGGCGGCACCTTCTCCAAGACCATTGCCTTTGAAGATGTGAATTACCGTCTGGCGGGGCCGGAGGACCAGCGGAGTATCTTTGAAAGCCTCTGCGACTTCTACAACGGCTACGATCCCTCCATCGGTGTCCAGGTCACTTTGGATAGCCGCAGCGGAGGCAGCGCCGCCGATGAAATGTTCGGTATCACCAGACAGGGCAACGACCTGGACCCCATCCGTGACGAGGCGGTGGACATCCTGCGGATGCAGTACAAGCGGGGCAACAACGGCTATGTGAAAACAAAGTATGTGACCCTGACCATCGAGGCGGAGAACCTTCCCGCAGCGCGGGCGCGGTTTGCCCGCATTGAGGCCGACACCCTGAACCGTTTCAAGGTCATGGGGGCGGCGGCTCATGTGCTGGACGGAAAGGAACGGCTGGAGCTGCTTTACAACATCCTTCACCCGGAGGGCGGCCAGTTCGCCTTTGAATGGGACTGGCTTCCGGCCAGCGGCCTTTCGGTGAAGGACTTCATTTCTCCGTCCTCCTTCCACTTCGGAGAGACCCGTACCTTCCGCATCGGCAGGTGGTACGGGGCGGTGTCCTTCCTGCAAATCCTGGCGCCGGAGATGCACGACCGCATCCTCACCGACTTCATGGAGGCGGACGGCAATATCATGGTCACCATGCACATCCGGGGTATCAACCAGAACGAGGCCATCAAAATGGTCAAGCGGAAGATCACCGACCTGGACGCCATGAAGATACAGGAGCAGAAACGGGCGGTGCGCAGCGGCTACGATATGGACATCCTTCCTTCGGACCTCTCCACCTACGGCGGCGCGGCGAAGGACCTTCTCACCGACCTGCAATCCCGCAACGAGAGAATGTTCAACATGACCTTCCTGGTGCTGCACACGGCGGAGACCCGGCAAAAGCTGGCGATCGCCGTGTCCCAGGCGGCCAGCGTTGCCCAGACCTACAACTGCCTTCTGACCCGGCTGGACTTCCAGCAGGAGGACGGGCTGATGTCCTCTTTGCCTCTGGGCCTCAACCGTATCAAGATCGAACGGAGCCTGACCACTTCGGCCCTGGCAGTGTTCGTCCCCTTCGTCACTCAGGAGGTGTTCATGGGCGGCGACGCCATGTACTACGGCCTCAACGCCCTCTCCAACAACATGATCTTGCTGGACCGCAAGCAATCCCGATGTCCCAACGGTCTTGTGTTCGGCACGCCCGGCAGCGGTAAATCCATGAGCTGCAAGCGGGAGATCACCTTTATCATGCTGATGACCCAGGACAATGTCATCATCTGCGACCCGGAGGACGAGTATTCGCCCCTGGTGAAGCGGCTGGGTGGTCAGGTGATCCGGCTGTCCCCGTCCAGCACCGACTATGTGAACCCCCTGGACATCAACCTCAACTACTCCGAGGAAGAAAACCCGCTGGCGCTGAAATCCGACTTCGTGCTGTCCTTTTGCGAGCTCATCATGGGCAGCAAGACGGGCCTGGAGGCCATTGAGAAAACCGTTATCGACCGGGCGGTGCAGATGATCTACCAGCCCTACTTTGCCAACCCCCGGCCGGAGAATATGCCGATTTTGGGAGACCTGATGAACGCCCTGCTGTCCCAGCACATCCCGGAGGCCGACCGGGTGGCCCAGGCGTTGGACCTCTACGTGAACGGTTCGCTGAACTTCTTCAACCACCGCACCACCGTGGACATCTCCAACCGGCTTGTCTGCTTTGACATCAAGGGCCTGGGCAAGAACCTGAAAAAGCCGGGGATGCTCATTGTTCAGGATGCGGTGTGGAATACCGTCACCATCAACCGTGCCATTGGCCGGTCTACCTGGTATTTCGTGGACGAGTTCCACCTTCTGCTGAAGGAGGAACAGACTGCGGCGTACAGCGCCGAGATTTGGAAGCGGTTCAGAAAATGGGGCGGTATCCCCACCGGGGCGACCCAGAACCCCAAAGACCTGCTTTCCTCCCCGGAGATCGAAAACATTCTGGAGAACAGCGATTTCATCTATATGCTCAACCAGGCGGCGGGCGACCGGAAGATACTGGCAGAGCGGCTGAACATTTCTTCTGAACAGCTTGCCTATGTGACCAACTCCGAGCCGGGCCACGGGCTGCTGTTTTTCAATAACGTCATCCTGCCCTTTGCGGATGACTTTCCGAAGGATACCGAACTCTACAAACTGCTCACCACCAAGCCCAGCGAGGTGGAACATGAGGAAAGGATGGGATAA